A genomic region of Raphanus sativus cultivar WK10039 chromosome 6, ASM80110v3, whole genome shotgun sequence contains the following coding sequences:
- the LOC108833942 gene encoding vegetative storage protein 1, translating to MKILSLSLILLLAATVSQGRPSLPLPRLIELLTSANEAELSEEQRLSISYPNCRSWHLGVETSNIINFQTVPANCKDYVEDYLTSEQYRADSKTVCKEAYFYAKGLALKNDTVNVWIFDLDETLLSNVPFYAQYGYGTEKQDPNAFNKWLEAGEAPVLPETLHLYQNIQELGIEPVLLTERYQELAEVTLKNLEAAGFTYWRQILFKPTGSNTKISNFKSKERKKLVRSGHTIIGNIGDQWADLAKDSPGRRTFKLPNPLYYKN from the exons ATGAAGATCCTCTCACTTTCACTTATCTTGCTCTTGGCCGCTACGGTCTCCCAAGGCCGACCTTCGCTACCTTTGCCTAGGCTCATTGAACTCCTCACATCAGCCAACGAAGCCGAACTCTCAGAGGAACAACGACTCTCCATCAGCTACCCCAACTGCAGAAGCTGGCACCTTGGTGTTGAGACCTCTAACATCATAAACTTCCAGACAGTGCCCGCAAATTGCAAAGACTATGTTGAAGACTACCTCACTTCCGAACAGTACCGTGCTGACTCCAAAACGGTGTGCAAAGAAGCTTATTTCTACGCCAAAGGACTTGCTTTGAAGAATGACACCGTCAATGTTTGGATCTTTGACCTTGACGAGACCCTCCTCTCTAATGTTCCCTTTTACGCTCAATATGGATACGG gaCAGAGAAGCAAGACCCAAATGCGTTCAATAAGTGGCTGGAGGCCGGAGAAGCTCCCGTGCTCCCAGAGACTTTGCATCTTTACCAAAACATCCAAGAACTCGGGATTGAGCCTGTCTTACTCACTGAGCGTTACCAAGAGTTGGCGGAAGTCACTCTAAAGAATCTCGAAGCTGCTGGCTTCACCTATTGGAGACAAATCTTATTTAA GCCAACGGGTTCAAACACGAAGATATCAAACTTCAAGTCAAAGGAGAGGAAGAAGCTGGTGAGGAGTGGTCACACTATCATTGGGAATATTGGAGACCAATGGGCTGATTTGGCTAAAGACAGCCCTGGGAGAAGGACATTCAAGCTCCCTAATCCACTCTACTACAAGAACTAA